The genomic region TCGCGATCAGGAAATTGATCGAGGCGTCTTCGAGGAAGTCGATGCTATCTGCAAACAGCGACACCGAGGCGATTGCCAAAGCGACAGCGAATTCAATGCCGAAGTACGCAAGATTCAGCAGAGCGACGAGACGGACGGCAGTCTGCAACCCTTGCGGATGGTCGGCGCGAACGGTCATTGTCCATGGTTCCCCGATGTGCCCGCCCTACGGCCAGAGGTCGCCGCTGATAGCGATGCCGACGTAAATGAAGTACAGCGCCAGCAGTACGCCGCCTTCCAACCGTGCAATACGGCCGCGCCAGAGAAAGACGATGATCAGGGCGAGCGCCAGCATCATCGCGGGCCAGTAAAAGCGCAGCACCGCGGGCTCCACCGCAAGCGGGTGGATCATGGCGATCAGGCCGGCGTTGAAGAGAACGAAGAACAACACGGTGCCCAGAATGTTGCCGACGCTGATCTCGGCGTGGCCCTGACGTGCCGGGGCCAGCATGCGCGGCACTTCCTCGAAACTCACCGCGGCGGCGACGATGATCATGCCGAACCAGGCGGCCTGCCAGCCGAGGAGCGCGAGCAGCTCCTTCACGCTCCACTGAAAGATCTCCGCGCCGATGATGATGGCGATCGTGGCGCCGATGAGCAGCACCGGTGCCCACCATTTCGGGCGCGGGCGGAGCGCCTTGCGGATCTTGTGCTCGTTCGGCTTCATCAAGGGATGCGTCCGTGCGGTGTGCACGACGTAGGCAATCAAGACCAGCGACGCGGCGAACAAAATCGCCCCGTCCACCCGGGACAAGGTGCCATCGAGGGCGAGGAGCGCGAGCGGCACGGGGCTGAGGAGGGTCAGGACCAGAAGCCGCCGCGGCGTGTCGCTTTGGAGCGGAACCAATACGGCGGTCGCGCCGACCGCGAACGACAGCAGAAAGGTGGCCGAGCCGATGACAGTTCCTAAGGCCACGCTTGGCATGTCGCCGACGGCGCCGGCGATCCCGACCGCCAGGTTCTCAAGATCGATGCCACTCAGGAGGTAGCCGAGCAGGAAGGTCGAGACTCCAAAGGTGATTGAGATCCGCAGGAAGCTCTCGGTGAGTTTCTCCGCGCCCTCGACCATGAGCCAGATACTCGCTACGAAGGCGACACCCGCGAGCAGCAGCGCCGTGATGTCGATGCCGACTCCTTCTTCTTGGCTACAGCAATCAAAATGACGAATCGCCGTACCGCGCATATCGGCAAGAGCATATCGGCAACAACTGATCGGCGCGAGCACTCAGCGGCTTTAAGAGACGTCGCAGACGTCGTCGGCTGCATCTGGCGGCCTTTCCCCTGGGTAGGCCAAACGCCGCCTACATAAACGGGCTCACGATCATCCGCGCGCCCGCTACGAACAACAACACGGCCAGCAGCACGCGAAGACTCGTGGGCTTGAGGTAACGCGAGCCCATCCAGGAGCCTACAAGGGCCCCAAAAGCGACAGCAGCCAGCCATACCGGCAGCTGCGAAGGTAGCGCCGTCACCGTTGCCCAGACGCCAGCCAGCGCGGCTGCCGAGTTCAGGAGATTAAACGAGGCGGAAATTGCCGCTGCCTGGCGAGTCTCTGCCCACCCTAGCATCATAACCAACGGTGCCAGGAATATGCCGCCGCCGATGCCCGTAATGCCCGAACCGAACCCGATAGCACCGCCCACGATCAATGACGCAACAAAGGGCGGTTCCTTTGCCGCGTTCGCGTCACGTCGCGCAGCGGCCCGTGCAGAGCGGACCATTTGCCAACCTGCGAGCAACAGCAACGCGCCAACTATCGGCTGGTAGATCGTTGGTGGCAGATTGATCGTGCCTCCCAGGAGCGAAAACGGCGCGCCCAAGATGCCAAAGGGGTAGCAGGGCGCCACGTCAGCAACCCAGCGCTATAGAACCGCGCACAGCCGATTGCCGCTACAAGGATGTTCAACGACAGCGCCGTCGCCTTGATTACTCCAGGCTCAAACCCAAGCAAGCCCATAACGGTAACATAGCCGGTGCCGCCGGCCTGCCCGACCGCAGAGTACAAGAGTGCGACGAGCGTGAACGCCGCAGCGAGAAGAACCTCAGTCACCTGTTTGCCTCAATTGGATCGGGCCTCGGGCCGTCTCATTTGGCCTCTTCGCGTCTGGCCAGCTCTTTCAGAATCTCGCGCAGCACGTCCTGCACGCATCAATTCTGAAAGCGTCGGTGCACCGTCTTGTAGTTCGCATAGCACTGCAGGAAGCATATGTGCCATTGTGCGCCCGTGTTCAAAATCCAGAGCACCGCTTCAAGCACCGAACGCCGGGAACGGGCTTGCGCCCCGGACGCCCTTCGGAGACGTTCTCTTTGGGAAAATGTTGCCGCATCCGTTTATTGAGCGTCCGTCAATCGCAGCATGCTGCCGATAGTACGTATATGGATTTTCTAAGCGAGCAGATCTCGATACTCACCGGCGAACAGCTTCCTGAGGCGATCCCGGGTATCGGAGGTTGACAAGATCCGCGCCGTGCCGGGAGTCAAGACGGCCGTTCTGTACCTGAACGAAAAGACGGCCTTTCGCAACCGCCCGGTTCCGGTGATCGGCGTGCTGCCCGAGGAGATGCGCGCCTGCTAAAGTGGTAGATCGGCTCTGGCAGATACTTCGCTGAGAGCGTCGCAAATTCGTATCAGTTCTCTGCGGGCAGCGACGATCTACGCACCCTTCCAATTCTCGAAATCAAGGAGTTGGCTTCATCGAGCAACGGTTTTGAGATCCGTTGTGTGGGAGGACTCGTGGCTGTTGACGGCGTTCACTGGACCTGTGGACGCACCCTGTACCGCCCGCTTAGCCTGTGTGGCAGAATCAGTCCATAACCCAGTCCATATCTGCAAGGCATTGTGTGATAGGTTTTCACAGTCAACGAGTTAGAAGTCGGGTGCTGTTCTCTTCACCCGCTCCAGCCAGTGTTCCAGTATTGGCAAGGCCTAGCGCGTGAGTGGTTGCTCCCAAGTCAGAAGCTTTTTTGCGGAGCGCTGCGCAATTTCCCAGAAGACTTGGTGCAGATGACGTTCATGGATGACGTCGCCATTTCGATGCCGAATACCTCCGAGGAACACGTCTCGCACTACCTCCGCACGGGTCATTGCGACATCAACGCCTATGTCTGCTGGCCCGGCAATGATGTAATCGATTGCATGCGAAGAGCGAAAGCCGCGTTGCGCAGTGCGCTCGTTGACGCAGTTCGCGAACGGGTGGCTCACGCACGGAGCTTCCGGACGCTGCCCGAAGTGGACGTGACGCGCCTGACGATCGAGAAGGTCGCGCCCATGGTGCAAGGCTTGTTTCCGCTCGACGAGCAGCCCATCGTGCTCGATATGCTAGGGCGCTGCGTGGTGTTCTTGACTTCGGCGAACATCGAATCCGTGCTTACGGAAACCGTCTGGTGCAGCACGGCATGGACGCTTTCCAATCTTTATCTCGAGAGCATCGTCGCGCCGTTGCTCGGGCCGGATGCGCCGCGCTTGGTTGGATTGAGCCAAGCGACGACGTGCTACGTATCGAAGCGCTATTTTGAAGCTGAGGGGGCTTTCGACGACTTCGTGGTTCACGAGGCGGCGCATATTTTCCACAATTGCAAGCGAGTCACGATTGGATTGCCGGAAGTACGTCGGCGCGAGTGGCTCCTTGATATCGACTTCCGCAAGCGCGAGACCTTTGCCTATTGCTGCGAAGCTTTTAGCCGAATTGTTGCGAGCGCTGCGAATCGCTCGACGAGGCACGCCTTGGTCGCGCACATCGCGGATAGCGCGATGCCTCCAGATGAGGATGTCGATCCCGACGAGTACCTCGATATCTTGCGCGAGGCATGTTCAGCCCGAAATGGGTGGAAGAGAATTCGCGAGCGATGTGCGCCGCCAATGCGGCGCGGTAACCGGCGTACAGGCAATTGACGAAAACAACGTGCGGCCATTGCTCATCGCTCTGCTCGCATCAGGTCTTATGAGTCGGTGCGCGTAGACGATGAATTCGCCGATCTATGGTCCCGCACAGATCCGAAGGGCACTGCGAGCATTCAACCGCGGCGAGCAGCTCGGGACGATGTCGGGTTCAACAAGTCGTTGACTCGTTTACCGGACACTGTACGAATTGCGCCTCGAAGCACCGGCGATACGGAGTCCGTTAGCTTAAGGGTGCTTTGAAAAGCTTATCCGCGGCGATTGGCCGACGAGGTTTCGGTGCTCGGGGACGCACGTGGGCGGCGTGGTCGTTGCTGGCTCGAGTCATTGCGGATCGCTGGGCAGTGGGTCGTTCCATGGATTGAAGGTCGGAACCCCCGCGCGGATGTAGTCGGTCGTATCACGCGACACGACCGTGAGTCCGTGATGTATGGCGGTGGCTCCAATGATCAAGTCAGGCTGAGAGAACGTATGCCCGGCCTTGCGACCGTCCTCGACAAGCAGCCGCCACTTGACCATGATGTCTTCGGTGATTGGAAGAACGCGCTGTTCGAACATCGGGCGCACCTTATTCGAAAGCCAATTGTTCAACTCGGTACGCCGCTTCAAGTCTTCAAGTTGCTCGATGCCGAAGCGGATTTCCGCGAGTG from Betaproteobacteria bacterium harbors:
- a CDS encoding PIN domain-containing protein, with the protein product MIGWLLDTNIVSEIRRPRPEPKVLAAIEAKPLEHLYISIVTLAEIRFGIEQLEDLKRRTELNNWLSNKVRPMFEQRVLPITEDIMVKWRLLVEDGRKAGHTFSQPDLIIGATAIHHGLTVVSRDTTDYIRAGVPTFNPWNDPLPSDPQ